The following proteins are co-located in the Vallicoccus soli genome:
- a CDS encoding DUF6104 family protein: MYFTDRGIEELEGRRGEEEVTLAWLAERLRTFVDLNPDFEVPVERLATWLARLDDDDPDED, translated from the coding sequence ATGTACTTCACCGACCGCGGGATCGAGGAGCTCGAGGGGCGCCGGGGCGAGGAGGAGGTCACGCTCGCGTGGCTCGCCGAGCGCCTGCGCACCTTCGTCGACCTGAACCCCGACTTCGAGGTGCCCGTCGAGCGGCTCGCCACCTGGCTGGCCCGCCTCGACGACGACGACCCCGACGAGGACTGA
- a CDS encoding DUF202 domain-containing protein has protein sequence MSAAAAPPDGAQPERTALAWTRTALALDVAVVVALRLTLPVLGAWSLVLLLVGLPAAVWVLVAARRRYAAARLAMRGRVVLADGRLPAAVAALTVLLGLVEVAYVLER, from the coding sequence GTGAGCGCGGCGGCGGCGCCGCCGGACGGCGCCCAGCCCGAGCGGACGGCGCTGGCCTGGACCCGTACGGCCCTCGCGCTCGACGTCGCCGTCGTCGTCGCCCTGCGCCTCACCCTGCCCGTGCTCGGCGCCTGGTCGCTCGTGCTCCTGCTCGTCGGCCTGCCCGCCGCGGTCTGGGTGCTCGTCGCGGCCCGCCGGCGCTACGCCGCAGCCCGGCTCGCGATGCGCGGGCGGGTCGTGCTCGCCGACGGGCGCCTGCCGGCCGCCGTCGCGGCCCTCACCGTGCTGCTGGGGCTCGTCGAGGTCGCGTACGTCCTGGAGCGGTAG
- a CDS encoding YidH family protein, which translates to MTRRWPRRVYGEGTEPDPRFTFANERTFLAWIRTALALLAAGVALEALEVPEHEAARRVLVVVVVALGTLCGGVSYWRWAAAERAMRTGRPLPAPAIAPLLAVGLVVVGVAVLVGVAAS; encoded by the coding sequence ATGACCCGCCGCTGGCCGCGCCGCGTGTACGGCGAGGGCACCGAGCCCGACCCGCGCTTCACCTTCGCCAACGAGCGCACCTTCCTGGCCTGGATCCGCACCGCGCTCGCGCTGCTGGCCGCCGGGGTCGCCCTCGAGGCGCTCGAGGTCCCCGAGCACGAGGCGGCCCGGCGGGTGCTCGTCGTCGTGGTCGTCGCCCTCGGCACGCTCTGCGGCGGCGTGTCGTACTGGCGCTGGGCCGCCGCCGAGCGGGCGATGCGCACCGGGCGGCCGCTGCCGGCGCCGGCGATCGCGCCGCTGCTCGCGGTCGGGCTCGTCGTCGTGGGGGTCGCCGTGCTCGTGGGCGTCGCGGCGTCGTGA
- a CDS encoding AAA family ATPase produces MVPGALPVRRVEHRPSQDVVEEGWPFTLAPVRQLLRDGLDLGPGVTFLVGENGSGKSTLVEAVAMAYGLGAEGGSSGSLHATRPSESPLHRVLRLVREPGAARWGYFVRAETAHGLYTYLEENPGVRDPRFHELSHGEGFLALFGSRMDTRGFYVLDEPESALSFTSCLALAGQLAEHAAAGSQVLCATHSPLLTALPGARVLELSEDGFAEVAWQDLALVDHWRRYLADPRAYLRHLLPEGAA; encoded by the coding sequence GTGGTGCCCGGCGCGCTGCCGGTCCGGCGCGTCGAGCACCGCCCCAGCCAGGACGTCGTCGAGGAGGGCTGGCCGTTCACCCTCGCGCCCGTGCGCCAGCTGCTGCGCGACGGGCTCGACCTCGGCCCGGGCGTGACCTTCCTCGTCGGGGAGAACGGCTCGGGCAAGTCCACGCTCGTCGAGGCCGTCGCGATGGCGTACGGGCTCGGTGCCGAGGGGGGCTCGTCGGGCTCGCTGCACGCCACCCGCCCCAGCGAGTCGCCGCTGCACCGGGTGCTGCGCCTCGTGCGCGAGCCGGGGGCCGCCCGCTGGGGGTACTTCGTGCGCGCGGAGACCGCGCACGGGCTCTACACCTACCTCGAGGAGAACCCGGGGGTGCGGGACCCGCGGTTCCACGAGCTCTCCCACGGCGAGGGGTTCCTCGCGCTGTTCGGCAGCCGGATGGACACCCGCGGCTTCTACGTCCTCGACGAGCCGGAGTCGGCGCTGTCCTTCACCTCGTGCCTCGCGCTCGCCGGGCAGCTCGCCGAGCACGCGGCGGCGGGGTCGCAGGTGCTCTGCGCGACGCACTCCCCGCTGCTCACGGCGCTGCCGGGGGCTCGGGTGCTCGAGCTGTCCGAGGACGGCTTCGCCGAGGTCGCCTGGCAGGACCTCGCCCTCGTCGACCACTGGCGGCGCTACCTCGCCGACCCGCGGGCGTACCTGCGCCACCTGCTGCCGGAGGGCGCCGCATGA